One window of Pelobates fuscus isolate aPelFus1 chromosome 9, aPelFus1.pri, whole genome shotgun sequence genomic DNA carries:
- the PFKFB1 gene encoding 6-phosphofructo-2-kinase/fructose-2,6-bisphosphatase 1 — MHSEADQAAAAHTEPPGRSPRQQMADRLRELTQTRLQKIWIPQQCERLQQRRGSSVPQFTNSPTMVIMVGLPARGKTYISKKLTRYLNWIGTPTKVFNVGQYRREAVQTYKNYEFFRPDNEEAMKIRKQCALNALKDVKTYLLEEGGHVAVFDATNTTRERRSMILQFARENGFKVFFIESVCDDPGIIAENIMQVKLSSPDYKDCDREKVVEDFLKRIDCYQITYEPLHEEHDRALSYIKIFDVGNRYLVNKVQDHVQSRTVYYLMNIHVTPRSIYLCRHGESELNLLGRIGGDSGLSQRGKQFSIALGNFVKSQKIPDLKVWTSHMKRTIQTAEALGVPYEQWKALNEIDAGVCEEMMYEEIQVNYPEEFALRDQDKYRYRYPKGESYEDLVQRLEPVMMELERQENVLVVCHQAVMRCLLAYFLDKSAEELPYLKCPLHTVLKLTPVAYGCKVESIYLNIEAVNTHRERPLNVEVSRDPEDALLTVPEHF, encoded by the exons ATGCATTCTGAGGCAGACCAGGCGGCCGCAGCGCACACAGAGCCACCGGGAAGGAGCCCCAGGCAGCAGATGGCAGACAGGCTGAGAGAGCTCACCCAGACACGGTTGCAGAAGATATGGATTCCCCAACAGTGCGAGAGACTGCAGCAGAGGAGAGGAT CCTCCGTCCCCCAGTTCACCAACTCTCCAACTATGGTGATAATGGTTGGACTTCCTGCCCGTGGGAAAACCTACATCTCAAAAAAACTGACTCGCTACCTCAACTGGATCGGAACACCCACTAAAG TGTTTAATGTGGGTCAGTACCGCCGTGAAGCTGTGCAGACTTACAAAAACTACGAGTTTTTCCGTCCGGATAATGAAGAAGCGATGAAGATCCGCAA GCAATGCGCCCTCAATGCTTTGAAAGATGTCAAGACTTACCTGTTGGAGGAGGGAGGCCACGTGGCG GTGTTTGATGCCACAAACACCACAAGAGAGAGACGGTCTATGATTCTGCAGTTTGCCCGGGAGAATGGTTTCAAG gtATTTTTCATCGAGTCTGTATGTGATGACCCTGGTATAATCGCTGAAAATATCATG CAAGTGAAACTGTCCAGCCCTGACTATAAGGACTGTGATCGCGAGAAAGTGGTGGAAGACTTCCTGAAGAGGATCGACTGTTATCAGATCACCTACGAGCCTCTACATGAGGAACACGACAG GGCTCTGTCTTACATTAAAATATTTGACGTCGGGAACCGATACCTAGTGAACAAAGTACAGGACCACGTGCAGAGCCGTACCGTGTATTACCTCATGAATATACATGTCACCCCGCGTTCCATCTATCTGTGCAGACATGGAGAGAGTGAGCTCAACCTCCTGGGAAGAATTGGGGGGGACTCTGGACTCTCACAGCGTGGCAAGCAG TTTTCAATTGCACTGGGTAACTTTGTAAAGTCTCAGAAGATTCCAGACCTGAAAGTGTGGACCAGTCACATGAAACGTACCATCCAAACGGCTGAAGCGCTGGGTGTCCCCTATGAGCAGTGGAAGGCACTAAACGAAATTGATGCG GGAGTCTGTGAAGAGATGATGTATGAAGAGATACAAGTCAACTACCCTGAAGAATTTGCACTGAGAGATCAGGACAAATACCGTTATCGATATCCAAAGGGAGAG TCCTACGAAGACTTGGTACAGAGACTGGAGCCAGTGATGATGGAGTTGGAACGTCAAGAAAATGTCCTAGTGGTTTGTCACCAAGCTGTCATGCGATGTCTCCTGGCCTACTTTCTGGACAAGAGTGCAG AAGAACTGCCCTATTTGAAATGCCCCTTGCACACGGTGTTGAAACTGACCCCTGTGGCTTATG GCTGTAAGGTGGAATCAATTTACCTGAATATAGAAGCTGTGAACACCCATAGGGAGAGGCCTCTG AATGTGGAAGTGTCACGAGACCCAGAAGATGCACTGCTTACTGTACCTGAACACTTTTAA